GCCGCTTCCGTCAATGGGATGGAGTGCGGCGCTTCCGCGATCGCCGCCGATTCCGGGACGGTCACGAATTCCGCGTAAGATCCTTCGCCGATGGGCGGATGGATCATCTGCCCGAAAATGCGGTCGCCCGGCTTGAAACGTTTAACGCCCGCACCCACCGCATCTACAACGCCGGCCCCGTCGACCCCCAGGATGAGCGGGAATACGTGCGGCATCGTGTTTTCCAGGATGCCGTCCACCAATTTCCAATCGAAGGGATTGAGCCCGGCCGCGGCGAGGCGGATGCGGATGGTGCCGTCTTTCACGGCGGGTTCGGGCAGTTCCACGAACTGGGGAACGCTTTTGAATTGATTGACTGCAACAGCTTTCATATAATTGGGATTGGATATGAATGTACGCAAATTACCTGCCGGGGCATAAAAAAAGCGTGCACCGCTTACGGTTACACGCCTTTACAATGATCTTATGCGCCTCAGCGGGGTTTGCTGGGTTTACGGCCACCGCCGTGGGAGGCCTTCCCGCCTTTACTGGCAATCTGGCGTTGTTTTTCTTTATCCATTGCCGCAAAGCCCCTTCTGCTGGGAGTGCGTTTTTGCGTTTCCCCATGCGCAGCGGCATCACCATCAGCCAGGTTGGCTTCACGCTGATTACGACGGTCGGCGGCATCCAATTCGTTTTCATCATACCCTTCTAGACGATTGTTTTTATCGTCGTTATATTCCTCTTGTTCTCCGTAACGCTCCTGCCTGTTGGCGTCTTTCATCAGCATGTTGTCGTGATGTTGCTCCTGCATGTCAGTAGGTTTTGTTCGTGTGACCATAATTGTAAGGATTTGATATGGTTAATTGAATCAATTACATGTTTACCAATAACATACGGTAATTACCATGCCAACGGATATTCACGAGATACATATAAAACTATCTCAACTGATAGTGATTGATTAACAGTTTACTAACGTAAGTTCATGATAATCACTTACTTGTTTGTGTAAGATAACGACTGTGGAATTATTGCGGCAGTTTGGGCGATTGGGGGATGGCGTGGCAACAAAAAAGGCAAGGGATGCCCCTTGCCTTTTTTTATCATTTTGGTAAGCCTTAGTTGAGACCTTCCAGTTTCTTTTTCACGGTTTCTACTTTATCATTCATGTTTTTGATAGCGTAGATTTTCTGAAGCGCGTAGAGTGCGCTTTCGAAGGTGCGTTTGTCGCTGGCTTCCATGTTAGCGCCCATCGCTGTGAAGCCGGCGTCTGCTTTTTCGAAGAAAGGCAGGGCCTGGTCCATGAGTGACTGTACTTTGGCTTGCAGTTCTTTCGCTTTCGGGCCGGTTTGCTCTTTGCTGGGCAGGTTGTTGAGATCCTTGTTGCTGGCTACTGCGCGGTTAAAGTATAGTGCGCCGAGCTGGAAGTTGGCGGTGGCGTCGTCACCCTTGAGTGCCAGTGCTTTCTTGTACGCTTCTTCTGCTTTGGTCATCAGTGCGTCGTAGTTGGCAGGCTTGGCAATGTCGTTACCTTTTTCGTCGCGGGGATTGGCTACGTTATCGAGGCGGATGGCGTAATCCAGTACGAGGCTGAAGTCGCTGGGATTATCGTTTACCTTTTTCTCGAGCATGCTCAGCAGTTCATCCGTTTTACCGGTTTTGGAATAGTAGAGCATTTCCATGTCGTTAAAGCGTTTGTCAGCCGGGAAGAGGGCTTTCGCTTTTTCGATGGTACCGAGCCAGTTGGCATTGTCGCCGCGCTCTTCATATTGCTGCGCGAGTACTACGTACAGGGCGGGTTCGGTTTTGAACTGGAGGTCGGCGGCCTTTTTCAGCAGGGCGAAGGCTTCGTCCTTTTTGTTGGCCTGCTGCGCGGCGTAACCGGCGTAGAATACCATGGCGGTGTCGGTGGGGATGGAACCGCCGAGGTTTTTGCCATTATAGTAGTCGCGCACTTCCACGGCTTTCTGGAAATAGAGGTAGGACGAATCCCACTTCTGTTCGTTCAGGTTGCCATAACCGGCGTTGCCGATGGTGGCGTACACATTGAACATGCGGTTATTCATTTCCAGGAGGGCTTCCGGCAGTTTAGGATTGATTTCGAGGGCTTTCTTGAAAGACTCGTAAGCAATTTCCGCGTCGGCCGCGCTTTTATTCTTGGTAGCCAGGGCTTCATAGATTTTGCCTTTCACGTACCAGGTTTTAGCATCGTCCTTCGTTTTTTCGTGAGCGAGCGCCGCCTCGATATCAGCTTTCGCCTGGTCGATTTTGTCGCTTTTCAGGTATTCATCTGCACTGTTCACCTTTGCTTTTTGCGCCATGACTGCAAATCCGGCGCCGCAAAAGAGAAGCGTTACAAATAGTTTTTTCATGTGGCTCAGGTTTTTAAATAATTATCGTTAATTGTTAGTGGTTTATTCTTCTGCAGGCTGTCCCGCGTCTTCACTGGCCGCTTCCTCACCGTTTCCGGCATCTTCAGCACCTTCTGCGTTTTCACCGGTACCTTCCGCGCTTTCTGCGCCTTCAGCACCTTCTGCTCCTTCAACTCCTTCCACAACTTCTTCTTCCTCCTGCTCGTCGAGCCGTGCCACTGCCGCTATTTCGTCAGACTCGTCCATACGGATAAGCCTTACGCCCTGCGTAGCGCGCCCTGCTTCACGGACATCGCCCACTGCCATACGGATGGTAATGCCTGATTTACAGGTGATCATGAGGTCGTTGTTCTCAGTAACGTCCAGGATGGCGATCAATGGACCGGTTTTTTCAGTTACGCTGATAGTCTTAACCCCTTTGCCCCCGCGATTGGTGATACGGTACTCCTCGATGTCGGTACGTTTGCCGAAGCCTTTTTCGGAAACCACGAGCACGGTTTTCGTCTTGTCTTCCTTATCAACACAAATCATACCAACAACTTCGTCTTTCTCGTTATCTACCTCGATGCCGCGTACCCCGATGGCGCCGCGCCCTGTGTCGCGCACGGTATTTTCAGGGAAACGGATCGCGCGGCCGCTCTTCACGGCCATCATGATTTCGCTGTTGCCGTTGGTTAGCTTGGCTTCCAGCAGCTGGTCGCCGTCATTCACCGTGATGGCGTTCACGCCATTGGTGCGCGGGCGGCTGAACTCTTCCAGCAGGGTTTTCTTGATGATACCGTTGCGGGTGCAGAGTACGATGTAGTGGTTGTTGATGAAGTCCTTATCGCCCAGGTCCTTGATATCGATGATCGCGCGGATCTTGTCGTCTGACGGGAGCTGGATGAGGTTCTGGATGGCGCGGCCCTTGCTGGCTTTCTCCCCTTCGGGGATTTCGTACACCTTCAGCCAGTAGCAACGGCCTTTTTCGGTGAAGAACAGCATGGTATGGTGCGTGGAAGCCACGAACAGGTGCTCGATGTAATCTTCGTCACGCGTTTTGCCGCCGATCGCCCCGCGGCCGCCGCGTTTCTGCTGGCGGTAGTCGTAAGCGGAAGTGCGTTTGATGTAACCGAGATGGGAAATGGTGATTACCACGTCTTCTTCGGCGATGATATCTTCGATGCGCATTTCGGCCGCCAGGTACTGGATCTCAGTTTTCCGTTCGTCGCCGAACTTCTTTTTCACTTCTTCCAGTTCCGTTTTGATAATGCCCATACGCAGGCCTTCGTCTGCCAGGATCTCTTTCAGTCTGCCGATCAACTGCATGATTTCTTCGTATTCTTCGCGGATTTTATCGCGCTCCATGCCTGTCAAACGCTGGAGGCGCAGTTCCAGGATGGCTTTCGCCTGGATTTCGCTCAGGCCGAAGTTGCTCATCAGCCCTTCCCTTGCCACGTCCGGTGTAGCGGAGTTGCGGATAAGGGCGATCACTTCGTCGAGGTGGTCCAGCGCGATGAGGTAACCCGCCAGGATGTGGGCTTTCTTTTCCGCTTCGCGCAATTCGTAAGCAGTACGGCGGGTCACTACTTCGTGGCGGAATTCGATAAATTCTTCCAGCAGCTCCTTCAGGTTCATGATCCTGGGGCGGCCTTTCACGAGCACCACGTTGTTGATGCCGTAAGAAGTCTGCAACTCGGAATATTTGTACAGCTGGTTGATGATCACGTTGGGGATCGCTTCGCGCTTGAGATCGATCACCAGGCGCATGCCTTCGCGGTCGCTCTCGTCGCGCACGTCGGAAATCCCTTCGATTACCTTGTCGTTCACCAGCTGCGCGATTTTCTGGTGCAGCACGGCTTTGTTCACCTGGTAAGGCAATTCGTAAATCACCAGTCTTTCCTTACCGGTTTTGCTGGTCTCCGAATTGATCTTACCGCGTACTACTACCCTGCCACGGCCGGTTTCGAAGCCCGCTTTTACGCCTTCGAAGCCATAGATGATACCGCCGGTCGGGAAGTCGGGCGCTTTGATATGTTTGATGAGTTCTTCAACGGTGATGTTGCGGTCGTCGATCATGGCCGTCAGACCATCCACGAGCTCGGAGAGATTGTGGGGCATGATGTTGGTGGCCATCCCTACCGCGATACCGGACGCGCCGTTGGCGAGCAGGTTGGGAATGCGGGTGGGCAGTACCAGGGGCTCCTGCAACGTATCGTCGAAGTTGAGCGTGAAATCCACCGTATCCTTATCGAGGTCTTCCAGCATGGCTTCCGCGAACTTCTGGAGGCGGACCTCCGTATAACGCATGGCCGCAGGCATATCGCCGTCGATGGAACCGAAGTTACCCTGACCGTCGATCAGCATATACCGCAGCGACCAGGGCTGCGCCATGCGAACCATGGTGTCGTAAACGGACGAGTCGCCGTGCGGGTGGTATTTACCCATTACGTCCCCAACAACACGGGCAGATTTCTTGTAAGGTTTGTTATGCGTATTCCCCAGTTCATACATGCCAAACAGCACGCGGCGGTGAACAGGTTTGAAACCATCCCTTACATCCGGCAACGCGCGGCCCACGATCACAGACATCGAATAATCGATGTAAGCGGTCTTCATCTGCTCCTCAATGTTGATCTGAACAATTCTACCTTCCTTTTGATTGTCTTGATTGTCCGTGTTCTCTATCATTATGTTATTGGTTTACAGGTTTTTCCGTATCCTTAAATAAAGAGCAAATATAACGAATTTGAGCCGTATTCAGGCGCTATGGGGGCGGAATGTGAATAAAAATGAGGGAATATTCCTACTTTCGCATCATCTCCGGTAAATGTTCTATATATCTTAAAATTGATATATACCAGCCGATCACAAATTGGCAAGCAATTTGTTTATAACCCTATGAAAATCAGCCCTTACATTCCATTGGGAACAATATCACGAAGGTTCGGAAAAGTACACTTGTCTGAACATTCACCGGAATTTATTGTTTTCGTTTGGTAGTTTTTAACCATCGAGTCTCTTATGAAGCATGTTCTATTGTTTGGCGCCGGCAAGTCTGCGACCGTACTGATCGATTACCTGCTGGCCAACGCGCCCCGGCAAAAATGGCACATCACCGTGGCCGACAACGACCTCATGCTGATCAAATCCAAGATCGGCAAGTCGTATTATGCCACTGCAGCGGCGATCGACGTGAAGGATCCGTCCGTCCGCCAACCCCTTGTGAAGGAAACCGACCTCGTCATTTCCCTCCTTCCCCCCGCCCTCCACATCACTGTGGCGCGCGACTGCCTGCAATTCGGCAAGAACCTCCTTACCGCTTCCTATGTGGATCCGGAAATCCGCCAGCTCGAAAAAGAAATCGAAGCCGCCGGCCTCCTCTTCATGTACGAAATGGGCCTCGATCCCGGAATCGATCACATGTCCGCCATGAAACTCATCCAGTCGATCGAGAAAAAAGGCGGCCAGATCTCCTGCTTCCGCTCCTATTGCGGCGGCCTCATTTCCCCCGAAAGCAACGACAACCCCTGGCAGTACAAAATCTCCTGGAATGCCCGGAACATCGTACTGGCAGGCTCCTCCGGCGCCATCTACCGCGAAAAGGGAAAAGTGAAGGAAGTGCCCTATGAACACCTGTTCGACCAGTCCAAAACCATCCAGGTGCCCGGCCTCGGCAAACTCGCCTGGTATCCCAACCGCGATTCCCTCAACTACACCGATATCTACAACCTTTCCAATATCCCCACCTTCATGCGCGCCACCCTACGCTACCCCGACTTCTGCGAAGGCTGGAACGCGATCGTTAAACTGGGGCTGACAAACGATAAGGAGAAACAACAGACCGACAAGCTCACCTACGCCGGCTGGACCACCCGGCACATCTCCGCCGACCCCAACCTCTCCGCAGAAGAAAATGTCGCGCAGTTCCTTGGCGTTTCGTCCAAAAGCAAACTTATCCGCCAACTGAAATTTTTAGGGATTTTAAACGGGGATTTGATTAACTTAGGAGAACAAACCGACGCGGGCGTCCTGCAACATGTGCTCGAAGCCCGCCTGAGAATGGAACCATCCGACAAAGACATGATCGTCATGCTCCACGAAATCGAGTTCGAGCGGCGGAACATGAGCACTAAGTTATCAAGTTATATGATCGTGCAGGGAGAAGACAATCTGCGCACCGCAATGGCAAAAACCGTAGGTCTGCCCCTGGGTATCCTGGCGAAGCTCGTGCTCTCCGGCCAGGTGAGCCTCACCGGGCTCCAGATCCCCATAATGCCGGAAATCTACAATCCCGTCCTCCGCGAACTGGAGGAATTCGATATCAGGTTCGAGGAATCTTTCGACTAACCAAAAAGTATTGCTACCGGCCAACGATTCAACCCGCGCACGGGATCAAGTCATTTTTCCTATGACTACTCCTATTCAGAGGAGGTTGAACATGTGAAAGTATGGGCCGCCCGGTTTGGGCGGCTTTTTTATGGGCGTAACAATCGCAGCAACTCCCCCACGCCTTCCGTCGCAGGCTTCTCGATCAGCGTCCAGTCGTGCGAATCGCTCACCGGCGGGATCTTCTTGTCGATGATGTACCGCGGTACATCCGCCCGCAGGTAATTCACCAATCCGGCTGCGGGGTACACGTTCAGCGAGGTTCCGATCAGCACGAATATATCCGCCTGTACGATCTCCAGCACCGCTGGCTGGATCATGCTCACATCTTCCCCGAACCATACCACGTGCGGACGGAACTGCCCGCCGTCCGGAGCCACCTGCCCCATGGCGATATCTTCCCGGATATCGTAGAGTTTGGTTTCGTCATGCACGCTGCGCATTTTCAGGATTTCTCCATGCAGGTGAAGCACCCGCGAAGAGCCGCCCCGTTCATGCAGGTCGTCGATGTTCTGGGTAATGATGCGCACGTCGTACCACTGTTCCAGCGCTGCCAGTCCGGTATGGGCGGCGTTGGGCCGTGCGGCAAGCACGTCTTTGCGGCGCAGGTTGTAGAATTCCTGTACGAGGGAAGGGTTCTGCTGCCAGCCGGAGGGTGAGGCGACTTCGTAGACGTCGTGGCCTTCCCAGAGACCGTCTGAGTCTCTGAAAGTCCGGAGGCCGCTTTCGGCGCTGATGCCTGCACCTGTGAGCACGACGAGTTTGGGTTTCATGTTCGTTGGGTTTGAAGGGGAACGAAAAAGAAATGGCGGGTTTACATACCCGCCATTTCCATGATTTTTTCAAATTCTTCGGGCTTCACCGTTCCGACCGACAAGCGGCCGAGCCGGATGAGGTCCATGTTGGCGAGGCTTTTCTCGGCTTTTATCTGCGCGAGGGTGACGGGCTTTTTAAGCTTCTTCACCGGTGCGAGGTCTACTGCCAGCCAGGCGGGATCGGGCGTGGTGGGGTCCTGGTAGGATTCCTTTACCACTTTGGCGATGCCTACGATTTCCAGGCCTTCGTTGCTATGGTACCACAATACCTGGTCTCCTTTCTTCATGGAGCGGAGGTTGTTGCGGGCGGCGTAGTTGCGGACACCGTCCCAGAACGTCTGCTTGTCTTTCACGAATTGGTCCCAGGAATATTTGAACGGTTCCGATTTCACTAACCAGTATTGCATTCCGAATTGCTTTATGATGCGGGGTTACCAGCCGCTGGCCAGTACGTCCGCGATGTGCATGATTTTGATGTTTTGTCCGTGTTTGCGGATGTAGCCGTCGAGGTGCATGAGGCAGCTGAGGTCGGTGGAGATAAGGTAATCCGCGCCGGTATCAGCCGAGTTATGCACTTTCTGTTCGCCCATGCCGAGGGAGATGGGTTTAAACTTCACGGCGAAGGTGCCTCCGAATCCGCAGCAGGTTTCCGATTCGTTCATTTCGCGCAGCTCCAGGCCTTTCACGTTGGCCAGCAGTTTGCGCGGGCCTTCCTTGATGCCGCATTCGCGCAGGGCGCCGCAGGCGTCGTGATAGGTGCCAACGCCTTCGAGGGTAGCGCCGAGATCGGTGACTTTCAGTACGTCGGTCAGGAATTCGGTGAACTCATACAGGTTTTTGCGGAGCAGCTTCACGTCGTTATGCGCGGCGGAATTATCGAACAGTTTGCCGTAATAGTTGCGCACGAATCCGGTGCAAGAGCCGCTGGGCGCCACGATATAGTCGTATACGTGGAAGTCTTTGAGAAATTTGGTGGCTACGCTCCGGCATTCGTCCTGGTAACCTGCGTTAAAAGCGGGCTGTCCGCAGCAGGTTTGGTTAGGGTTGTAATGCACGGTGCAGCCCAGTTTCTCTAGGACTTTCACCATATTGAAGGCGGTTTCAGGAAAGAGCTGGTCTACGAAGCACGGAATGAAAAGATGTACGTTCATGCTGATGGTATCAGTTTGGGTAATGAGCAGTCAAAGTTACGGGCTTCCAGCATTCGATACTGCTGTAAACTTCGCTTTTATCGGGCACTTTTTGCCAACTGACGTTGAAATCCGATCATCTTCAGTGCGGTGAGCGCGCCTTCTTCTCCTTTGTGGCCATGCGCGCCGCCGAGGCGGTCGGTAGCCTGTTCCACCGTGTTCACGGTGAGTACGCCGAAAATGACGGGAACGGGGAGTTCGAGGTTGAGTTGAAGGATACCATCGGTTACAGCGTTGCAGACATAATCGAAGTGCGGAGTTTCTCCACGGATGACGCAGCCGAAGGCGATGATGGCCGAAGGTTGCAGGCCGGTGCCGCGGGTTTGTTCCCAGATTTGTTTGCAGGCGAAGGGCAGCTCGAAGGAGCCGGGCACGATATGGGTGCGGTGGGCGATTTTATATTCGTCGAGCGTGCGCTGGCAGCCTGCCACCAGTTCGTTGGTGACGAAATCGTTCCATTCTGTAGATACAATAACAACACTGGCACCTTCCAGTTGAAGAGTGCCAGTGTTGTTGAGTAAAGTCTGATTATGTACGGACATTTCCCGGATTATTTCACCACGCCCAATCTTGCCAGGTATTTCTCCATTTCACGGCCTTCGTTGGTGCGGGGGTATTTTTGTTTGATTTGTTGGTAAACGGCGATCGCTTCATCAGGTTTGTTGGCTTTTTCTAGTGCCAGGCCTGCGCGCATGAGGTACATGGGCGAAGTGATCTCGTTATCGGAAGCGCCTGCTTTTTTGTAGTAGCTCACTGCGTCGGCGGCGTTGTTCAGTTCCATGTAAGCATCGCCGATGAGGCCGTTTGCGATGGAAGATACAACGAGGTCGTTGCTGGAGAACTGTTTCAGCTGGTCGATGCCTTTCTGGTATTCGCCGAGGCGAACATGGCAAACGCCTGCGTAGTAACGGGCGAGGTTACCGGCTTTGGTGCTGCCGTATTTGTCGATCACCTGGAGGAAACCGTAATTGTTGCCGTCACCGTTGAGGGCTTTGGCCAGGGAATCGGCCGCGAAGAAGTTCTGCGCCTGGAAGATGGCTACCTGCGCTTTCTCTTCCGCCGGTGCTTTTACAAAACGCTTGTAGGCGAAGTATCCGCCGAAGCCGATCACAAAAGCCAGCACCACGATATTGATGATGTTCTTGTTCTTGCCGTAGAAATCAGAAGCCCTGTCCGCAGTGGCCTGCAGATCGAAGTCCTGTTTTTTCACCGCCGCATCGGGCTGTTTGGTGTTTGCTTTATTTTCTGCCATGGTTGTTTGCATAAAATATAATAGGTAGACAGGGAAATGGATTAGTCGACGATGAACGGATAATCTTCTTGAATATAAACATCTTTCAGCAGCTCGTCGTCGGCCGGCCAGGGGCTTTCTTCCGCGAAGTTCACGGATTCTTCCACTTCAGCCTTCACTCTTTCGGCGATCGTATCCAGATCTGCCTGCGTGGCCCATTTGTTTTTCAGGAGCGTTTGCTCAACGATGGTCAGCGGATCCCTGTTCTTATATTCTTCCACTTCTTCCTTGGTGCGGTATTTAGCCGGGTCGGACATGGAGTGGCCGCGGTAGCGGTATGTTTTGATTTCCAGCAGGGTGGGCCCGCCGCCTTCCCGTGCACGGGTTACCGCACGGGCGATGCCTTCGTGAACGGCTTCGCAGCTCATGCCGTCGATCGAATCGGCGGGCATCTCGTAAGCATCTGCCAGTTTGTAAATGTCAAGTACGTTGGAAGTGCGCTCCACGGATGTACCCATAGCGTAATGGTTGTTCTCGCAGATGAATACTACGGGAAGTTTCCACAGCATGGCCATGTTGAACGTTTCGTGCAGCATACCCTGGCGGGCGGCGCCGTCGCCGAAGAATGCCAATACCGCGTTATCGGTACCCAGGTACTGCTCGGCGAATGCCAGGCCTGCACCGGTCCCTATTTGTGCGCCCACGATACCGTGGCCGCCGAAAAAGCCGTGTTCCTTGGAGAAAAAGTGCATCGATCCGCCTTTACCTTTGGAGCAGCCGGTAGCTTTACCATACAGCTCGGCCATGCAGGCCTTCGCAGAAATTCCTTTCGCGATCGCCAATGCGTGGTCGCGGTATGCCGTAATGAATTTATCGCCGGGTTTCGTAGCCGTCATAGCACCTGCCGCGATCGCCTCCTGACCAATGTACAGGTGACAGAAACCGCGTATCTTCTGCATTCCGTATAATTGCCCTGCCTTCTCCTCGAAGCGACGCAGTAACAGCATCAATTCGTACCAGTACAGATATGTCTCTTTGGTGAATTTCGTTTTCACGTCTGTTAAAGTTTGCACTATTTCTAAATTTGTTCGCAAATATAACAGGAAAATCTGCAAATTCAAGCAATTTTGCAGAAGGATGTCTTAACCCCTTGCGGCAGACGGCATTCCGGCAGATTAAATGAATCAGACAGCTTGTTGACATTATCCTCCATAGCGCTCACGCAATTCAAGAATTATTCGCACCGCACCTTCCGGTTCCATTCCCGCATCGTCGGCATCACCGGCCGCAACGGTTCGGGCAAAACCAACCTGCTCGACGCGATATACTATCTCTGTTTCACCAAAAGTTATTTCTCCACCGCCGAAAGCCAGAACGTGCAATATACTATGAACGGCTTCCGGCTGGAAGCGCAGCTCCGCCGCCACGCCCAGGATGAAAAGATCGTGTGCACCGTGAAAGACGGTAAAAAGGATATCGCCCTCAACGATGAGCCCTACGACCGCTTTTCCCGCCATATCGGCCATTTCCCCGCCGTCATGATCGCGCCGGACGATGCCGAAATCATCCTCGGTGGCTCGGAAGACCGCCGCAAGTGGCTTGACGGCCTCCTGTCGCAGCTCGTGCCCGGGTATCTCGACCATCT
Above is a genomic segment from Chitinophaga pollutisoli containing:
- a CDS encoding EVE domain-containing protein; amino-acid sequence: MQYWLVKSEPFKYSWDQFVKDKQTFWDGVRNYAARNNLRSMKKGDQVLWYHSNEGLEIVGIAKVVKESYQDPTTPDPAWLAVDLAPVKKLKKPVTLAQIKAEKSLANMDLIRLGRLSVGTVKPEEFEKIMEMAGM
- the pdhA gene encoding pyruvate dehydrogenase (acetyl-transferring) E1 component subunit alpha, which encodes MKTKFTKETYLYWYELMLLLRRFEEKAGQLYGMQKIRGFCHLYIGQEAIAAGAMTATKPGDKFITAYRDHALAIAKGISAKACMAELYGKATGCSKGKGGSMHFFSKEHGFFGGHGIVGAQIGTGAGLAFAEQYLGTDNAVLAFFGDGAARQGMLHETFNMAMLWKLPVVFICENNHYAMGTSVERTSNVLDIYKLADAYEMPADSIDGMSCEAVHEGIARAVTRAREGGGPTLLEIKTYRYRGHSMSDPAKYRTKEEVEEYKNRDPLTIVEQTLLKNKWATQADLDTIAERVKAEVEESVNFAEESPWPADDELLKDVYIQEDYPFIVD
- a CDS encoding Sir2 family NAD-dependent protein deacetylase, with protein sequence MKPKLVVLTGAGISAESGLRTFRDSDGLWEGHDVYEVASPSGWQQNPSLVQEFYNLRRKDVLAARPNAAHTGLAALEQWYDVRIITQNIDDLHERGGSSRVLHLHGEILKMRSVHDETKLYDIREDIAMGQVAPDGGQFRPHVVWFGEDVSMIQPAVLEIVQADIFVLIGTSLNVYPAAGLVNYLRADVPRYIIDKKIPPVSDSHDWTLIEKPATEGVGELLRLLRP
- a CDS encoding KGG domain-containing protein, which codes for MQEQHHDNMLMKDANRQERYGEQEEYNDDKNNRLEGYDENELDAADRRNQREANLADGDAAAHGETQKRTPSRRGFAAMDKEKQRQIASKGGKASHGGGRKPSKPR
- the ribH gene encoding 6,7-dimethyl-8-ribityllumazine synthase, yielding MSVHNQTLLNNTGTLQLEGASVVIVSTEWNDFVTNELVAGCQRTLDEYKIAHRTHIVPGSFELPFACKQIWEQTRGTGLQPSAIIAFGCVIRGETPHFDYVCNAVTDGILQLNLELPVPVIFGVLTVNTVEQATDRLGGAHGHKGEEGALTALKMIGFQRQLAKSAR
- a CDS encoding tetratricopeptide repeat protein, with translation MAENKANTKQPDAAVKKQDFDLQATADRASDFYGKNKNIINIVVLAFVIGFGGYFAYKRFVKAPAEEKAQVAIFQAQNFFAADSLAKALNGDGNNYGFLQVIDKYGSTKAGNLARYYAGVCHVRLGEYQKGIDQLKQFSSNDLVVSSIANGLIGDAYMELNNAADAVSYYKKAGASDNEITSPMYLMRAGLALEKANKPDEAIAVYQQIKQKYPRTNEGREMEKYLARLGVVK
- the gyrA gene encoding DNA gyrase subunit A gives rise to the protein MIENTDNQDNQKEGRIVQINIEEQMKTAYIDYSMSVIVGRALPDVRDGFKPVHRRVLFGMYELGNTHNKPYKKSARVVGDVMGKYHPHGDSSVYDTMVRMAQPWSLRYMLIDGQGNFGSIDGDMPAAMRYTEVRLQKFAEAMLEDLDKDTVDFTLNFDDTLQEPLVLPTRIPNLLANGASGIAVGMATNIMPHNLSELVDGLTAMIDDRNITVEELIKHIKAPDFPTGGIIYGFEGVKAGFETGRGRVVVRGKINSETSKTGKERLVIYELPYQVNKAVLHQKIAQLVNDKVIEGISDVRDESDREGMRLVIDLKREAIPNVIINQLYKYSELQTSYGINNVVLVKGRPRIMNLKELLEEFIEFRHEVVTRRTAYELREAEKKAHILAGYLIALDHLDEVIALIRNSATPDVAREGLMSNFGLSEIQAKAILELRLQRLTGMERDKIREEYEEIMQLIGRLKEILADEGLRMGIIKTELEEVKKKFGDERKTEIQYLAAEMRIEDIIAEEDVVITISHLGYIKRTSAYDYRQQKRGGRGAIGGKTRDEDYIEHLFVASTHHTMLFFTEKGRCYWLKVYEIPEGEKASKGRAIQNLIQLPSDDKIRAIIDIKDLGDKDFINNHYIVLCTRNGIIKKTLLEEFSRPRTNGVNAITVNDGDQLLEAKLTNGNSEIMMAVKSGRAIRFPENTVRDTGRGAIGVRGIEVDNEKDEVVGMICVDKEDKTKTVLVVSEKGFGKRTDIEEYRITNRGGKGVKTISVTEKTGPLIAILDVTENNDLMITCKSGITIRMAVGDVREAGRATQGVRLIRMDESDEIAAVARLDEQEEEEVVEGVEGAEGAEGAESAEGTGENAEGAEDAGNGEEAASEDAGQPAEE
- a CDS encoding saccharopine dehydrogenase C-terminal domain-containing protein: MKHVLLFGAGKSATVLIDYLLANAPRQKWHITVADNDLMLIKSKIGKSYYATAAAIDVKDPSVRQPLVKETDLVISLLPPALHITVARDCLQFGKNLLTASYVDPEIRQLEKEIEAAGLLFMYEMGLDPGIDHMSAMKLIQSIEKKGGQISCFRSYCGGLISPESNDNPWQYKISWNARNIVLAGSSGAIYREKGKVKEVPYEHLFDQSKTIQVPGLGKLAWYPNRDSLNYTDIYNLSNIPTFMRATLRYPDFCEGWNAIVKLGLTNDKEKQQTDKLTYAGWTTRHISADPNLSAEENVAQFLGVSSKSKLIRQLKFLGILNGDLINLGEQTDAGVLQHVLEARLRMEPSDKDMIVMLHEIEFERRNMSTKLSSYMIVQGEDNLRTAMAKTVGLPLGILAKLVLSGQVSLTGLQIPIMPEIYNPVLRELEEFDIRFEESFD
- a CDS encoding (Fe-S)-binding protein, encoding MNVHLFIPCFVDQLFPETAFNMVKVLEKLGCTVHYNPNQTCCGQPAFNAGYQDECRSVATKFLKDFHVYDYIVAPSGSCTGFVRNYYGKLFDNSAAHNDVKLLRKNLYEFTEFLTDVLKVTDLGATLEGVGTYHDACGALRECGIKEGPRKLLANVKGLELREMNESETCCGFGGTFAVKFKPISLGMGEQKVHNSADTGADYLISTDLSCLMHLDGYIRKHGQNIKIMHIADVLASGW